In Bacteroidales bacterium, the DNA window CTCTTCTAAAGTACTGCTATCGATTCTTTTTTTCCTAAAAAATTCCGACCAAGCCATTTACTAAAACATGATTTCTAGAAACATTTTTTGTAATCCTTGTTATTGGTTCTATTTAAAAACAAGTCAGGATCGAATCCACTTAAAATCAACAACCTTCGATACCAATTCATGCCATATTTTCTAATGAGTGCCTCGCTGAGAAAAAAAATCAATCTATTTTCTGAAACGTTAGAAACTTGAAAAGCACTGTAACAAATAGACCAGCGGTGTAACTCTAATCGTTCAAATATACCTTCATTTTTCACTCGAATTGGATAAAGATGACACGATATGGGTTTCTTCCACGAAAATAAGCCACACTCATAGAGTTTTTCAAGGATGCAACGTGCAATACCATTTTCCCAAGCCATGAAAACACATTCATTGTTACTTTTAAGAGGTGTGCACGGTTTTCCTTCTAAGTCGAAGTCAAAAAAACCGTTTTTTTCTAGTACTTCCCGAGCATCTTCCTCTACGTTAGATAATATGAGATGAGCATTTTTTTCTAAATCTCTAATCTCTTCAAATTCGAGAGGAGCTCCTGCATCCCCTTCGACACAGCAACGACCATGACATAACTCATACTGACAATGAAAGTGAATTTTACTCAGTTCATCTGGAACAATAACATGTTCAACAAACATTATTTCGAAAATTTCGTTACTACAGCCACAACTTTTTTGTATTGTTTTGTGTAACCATTTTGATCGAAAACTCGAAAATGGATGATGTAATATCCTACGGGAACGCTTTGATTGTCGTCATTTTTGCCATCCCAAAGGAAAGTTTCCTCAGATCCTATACTTTTTTGAGAAAAAAGGTTTCTTACGAGATATCCTGATGAATTATAAATATTCAACGTTGCAAACAACCCAGGTCGTGAAGGTTTGAAAAAAATAGCTAAAATATCCTCAAACCCGTCATTATCTGGACTAAAAGATGTGTTGGAAAGCCAAAATTCATCTTCATCACCTAATTGCTCGAAATGTTGGCTATTTTTGTATGTTGGGGTAGCGTAACCTACCGTAGAGGCAGCGCTGTGCCAGTTAGATGGTTCATCTGAAGCTAAATATGGAGAAATTCGCTCCAAAGAAACTCCATCAGTTTCAACGAGACGAGGATCATGCATGGATACATCATAAGTAACTTGATCAATGATTTGACCGTAATCAAACGCAAGTACCACGGTCCCATGGTCGTTATTATAACTTGGCATGGATGAAACCTCGATAACCCAATCTGGATATGGAGTATAATAATAACCAATTAAAGCTTTTCTTTTTTTAGTAAAAACTAGGTATTGCCCTGGAAGCATAAGGTAACCATCGGGACAAATATAATATTGCGAGGTAAGATGAGCAGAGTCATCAAGTGTGGCTAATGTAACATGTTTCAAATCAACTATTTTGTTGCTTTTGTTGTAAATTTCTATAAAATCTTCTGTGGCTTCAGTTGGATTAGAAAGTATTTCATTGATTATAAGATCTCCAGGTAAAATAGGTTTAGGTTTAGCAAAATTAGCCTTTCTTTTAAGAGAATCGATTTGATTTCCAGCACAGTCCGATAATAAAAAATCCACTGTTACTTCGTAAATGGTATCATTTCCAATAGGGCGATTGAGGGACAGATAAACTTTCTTGTATTCAGGAAATACAGGGTCTGGAATACCATTCAGGCTTAATTGATGAGAAAAAGAATAACTTGCCGGATTGAGTAAAGCAAGGCTATCCATACTTTCGGAGAACCAGATACAAATAAGACTATCGTTTTCAAGTGTTACCCGCATAAGATACGGCGAAATATTATCCGGGTTATTGGCTTTCACACTGTTTACCTGACCAGGTGTTCCACCACGAAAATCTTCAGATGCCTTCCAGTTAGCTGCTCCACCACAGGGATTGTATGGATCTATTTGTTCTAATGACCAGCCCCCATTTGCCTTTAAACTGCTTCCATACCATTGGTCAGTAAAACTAACCGTGGTAATCAATGAACCGGATGGTTCTAACAAACTTATGGTAGTTCCTGTATTAGTCACTGAAAATGACGAAAAACCGTATGCCTGACCATAAAGGGAAAGAAGACTTAATCCATCCTCATCACATAAAATAAGATAACCTTGAGGAGGAATTACAACATTACCTATGTTTTTTACAGATGTTCCAATAACAAGTTTAAAGCCATCTAAAGAGATGGGAATGTCTGTGGTATTGAAAAGTTCGATATATTCATACTCAGGTAAAGTTACGGAAGGCGTTGGATCAGCCATAATTTCATTTATGACAACATCATAAGAACGGGGAACATAATAAACACATGGATGAGTGGATGACGTAAGATAGTTTCCGGATAAGTCCGAAATTTGGTTTACCGTTAAATAATAAATGGTTCTTTCTTGCATAGGATTGGAAAAAGTAAGGTAATATACCAAAGGATTTTGTAAGTCTTTCTCAACTAGCCAAGGTTCTCCAATACCTTGATCAATGATATAATGAGAAGGGTCTAAAGCCTCATATGAATTAATGGGTTCGCTAAAAGTTAACTGAACATAAATAGGGTTCAGTACCTTAACAGAAGTTACTTGAGGTGGAATGGTATCTACTCGAACTGGACCAGCATAAAATTCATCAAAGTAAAATTTAGTGGCATTAGAAGAAGTATAACAATTGTAAACACCCAAAGCCATACCTTGAGTGTAAGACAAATCCATCGCTAACCCTTCCATGACATAATTGTCTCCTCCTAAGGTATCTGAATAAACTCTCCACGTACCATCATCATACCATTTGACCTTAATTCGCAGTGCATTCGTACTTTTATTTAAATTAGCAACCGTTCCTACTAGAAGTACAGCAAAAGTATTTCCGTCTTGCCTAACAAGATGTATTCTATCCACACCTTGATAACCTACAGAAATAAAATATCCTTGAAGATTTGAAGTCAAATTCAAATTATTCGACAACAAGTAAACCCTCGCATAATTGGACGACGATGGATTAAAACTTAGTTTAATCCAAAATTCCCATTCCACACTATCCACCAGTTGTAGGTTGTATTGACTTGATAAATAAGTGGTATCAGCAACAGTGTTATCGGATTGCAAGGCGGGTCGCATGTTGGAAGGAATAGCCGTAGAAGATGAGATTTTATATTTTGATACGTCTCCTTGCCAAGTCGGGTTTGTCGTAAAATTTCCGTCGCTAAAATCTTCGTAAAATTGCCCGAAAGATTTGAAGAAAATTAATATCAAAAGCATCCACCAAAGAGGATTTTTCATTTTTTTTTGTAAAATTACTTAATTTCAATAAATCTAAGTAAATAAAGCATATTCAAATAAAAGTAATTTTATAGCTTTGTTTAAAAAATGCCTATCATCCTTGTGATTGATGATGAATTACCCATTAGGCAAGCATTAAAAGAAATTTTAACCTATGAAAATTACGAAGTTGAAGAAGCTGCCGATGGGGTTTCCGCTTTGCAAAAGATTGAGCAACAAACATTTGATGTCATCTTGTGCGACATCAAAATGCCTGGAATGGACGGAATAGAACTTTTAACTAAAATTCAGGAACTAACTGATTCACCTGTCATCATGATTTCAGGGCATGGAACTATTGAAACAGCTGTAGAAGCTATTAAAAAAGGAGCCTACGACTACATTCCTAAGCCACCAGACTTAAATAGATTATTAGTTAGCATCAGAAATGCTCTCGATAAACAAAAACTCATTCAAGAAAATCAACGACTAAAGAAAAAAGTTGGACAAATTCATACGATAGTTGGTCAATCTAAAGCTATCGTTCATGTTAAGGAACTCATTCATCGTGTCGCTGAAACAGATGCACGTGTATTGATTTTAGGAGAAAGCGGAACAGGAAAGGAGTTGGTAGCTCGAGCTATTCATGAATTAAGCCATCGATCAGCAGGGCCTTTTATAGAAGTTAACTGTGCTGCTATTCCGAGTGAACTCATCGAAAGTCAATTGTTTGGTCACGAAAAAGGGGCTTTCACTTCAGCTATCAAGCAAAGAAAAGGCGATTTTGAATTGGCAAACGGCGGAACATTGTTTTTAGATGAAATTGGCGATATGAGCCTTTCAGCCCAAGCTAAAGTACTTCGTGCTCTTCAAGAAAATAAAATCATGCGTGTCGGTGGAGAAAAAGAAATTCCTGTGGACGTCCGTGTCATCGCTGCTACCAATAAAAATTTGGAAGTGGAAATTAAGGAAGAAAGATTCAGAGAAGATCTCTATCATAGGCTCGCAGTTATTATTATCGAAGTACCCCCACTCCGTGAAAGAAAAGAAGATATTCCCCTCCTTATTGAACATTTTTCAAAAGAAATATCAAATCTATATGGTAAAAAAGAAAAAAAGTTCAGTTCCGAAGCCATTGCAAAACTTCAATCCTTTGATTGGCCAGGCAATATTAGAGAACTAAGAAATGTCGTTGAACGACTTTTGATTCTAGGGGGACAAACCATAACAGAAAAAGATGTTGAATCGTACGCTTACCCCCACTTTGGCAAAAAAATTAGCAAATAATTTTATTTTTGCAAAAACAGACAATGAACAGTAAAGAAGTTATTTATGCTGAAAATGCCCCGAAACCTGTGGGTCCATATAGTCAGGCTGTAAAAGCAGGAAATTTTCTGTTCATATCTGGCCAAATTCCTATTGATCCAAAAACAGGTAAGGTGGTTGAAAAAGATATTGTTGTCCAAACTCATCAAGTTTTGAAAAATATAGAAGCCATTCTTCAAGAAGCTGGTCTCACTTTTAAGGATATCGTAAAAACTACTGTGCTATTATCAAATATGGAAGATTTTTCTAGAGTTAATCAAATTTATGCAGAATATTTTTCTGAACCTTTTCCTGCTCGAGCTGCTTATCAGGTAGCAAGACTACCACTTGATGTTTTGATTGAAATTGAATGCATTGCTTACAGACAAGAAAACAATAATCTATGAACTTTTTTTATGTAGTTTGGGATGTTGATCCCGTTTTTCTTCATTTGGGGCCCCTACAGATAAGATACTATGGATTACTTTTTGCGCTTGGTTTTGTCTTTGGCTATTTTCTTTTAAAGTACATGTTCAAGAAAGAAAATGCCCCCTTGCAAGAAATTGACAAAATGTCTTTGTACGTTATACTCGGAGCTGTGATTGGTGCAAGGCTTGGGCATGTCTTTTTTTATGAGCCTGAATATTACTTATCTAACCCACATAAGATACTTGCTATATGGGAAGGAGGACTTGCTAGTCATGGTGGTGGTATTGGACTTGCTATCGGGCTTTATCTCTATGGAAGACGTTCTTGGAATAAATCCGAATTATATATCATGGACAGGATTGCTGTCCTAACCCCTCTTGCTGGAAGTCTTATCCGACTGGGTAATCTCTTTAACAGTGAAATTTATGGTCATGAAACTTCATTACCATGGGGCTTTATTTTTGTCAGAGACGGAGTATCGACTCCCCATCACCCCACCCAAATTTATGAAGCTCTCGGATATTTAATTATTTTCTTCATACTTTGGATCATATATCAAAGAAAAAATGGCATAATCCCGCGTGGTTATCTAATGGGATGGACTTTAGTATTGATTTTCGTTCTGCGTTTTATGGTAGAATTTGTAAAAAATGTGCAAGTTGAATGGGAAGTTCAGCTTGTCCAAACCATTGGTCTTAATATGGGCCAGTTGCTCAGCATTCCATTTGTACTTATTGGAGCTTTTTATATACTGCATTCAAAAAAATTGGGTTTACCACCAATGCCTAAAAACTCATTAAAAAAATAAAGCCATGAAAAAAATCATTAACATCATTGGCATTTGTCTTGTTTTTTTGTTTACCCAGTGTAAACAACCCAAAAATGAACAAATGAAAAACGAAGACACAACACTTAAAAAGAAGGTCGAACAATTTGCTGAAGTTGAACTCAATTATGATTTAACTAAATTTTCCGATAAAGACAAAAAAATGCTTTCTCTTCTTTTTGATGTGGCTGACATTATGGACGAACTTTTTTGGGATCAAACCCTAGGACTGGACAAAAAGAAACAAATATTAGATACTTTGAAGAACGAGCTTCTGAAAAAATACTTTTTAATCAACTATGGCCCTTGGGAAAGACTTAACGATAATAAACCTTTCATGCAAGGCTTCGGAGAGAAACCATTGGGTGCCAATTATTATCCTTCTGACATGACCAAAGAAGAGTTTGATAAGTTCGAAAATCCAGATAAAAATAGTCTGTATACCCTCATTCGACGTGATGAAAATGGAAAACTAAAAGTAGTATGGTATCATGAAGCATATAAGGAACAACTTCAAAAAGCTCATGATCTCCTGATGCAAGCATCCGAATTAACTGACAACAAAGCTTTTCAAAAATATCTACAATTACGAGCAAAAGCATTGGTTACTTCCCAGTACTTCGAAAGTGATATGGCATGGATGGACATGAAGGACAATCTCTTCGACTTTGTAGTGGGACCTATCGAGAGTTACGACGACCATCTCTTTGAGAAAAAAGCTGCTTTTGAAGCTTTCATCCTCGTTAAAGACACAGAATGGAGTAGCAAACTCGAAAAATTTATCAAAGTTTTACCAGAACTTCAGAAAAAACTTCCTGTTGACGAAAAATATAAAAAAGAAACACCCGGCACATCGAGCGATATGAATGTTTATTATGTTC includes these proteins:
- a CDS encoding DUF3109 family protein, translated to MFVEHVIVPDELSKIHFHCQYELCHGRCCVEGDAGAPLEFEEIRDLEKNAHLILSNVEEDAREVLEKNGFFDFDLEGKPCTPLKSNNECVFMAWENGIARCILEKLYECGLFSWKKPISCHLYPIRVKNEGIFERLELHRWSICYSAFQVSNVSENRLIFFLSEALIRKYGMNWYRRLLILSGFDPDLFLNRTNNKDYKKCF
- a CDS encoding Zn-dependent hydrolase, translating into MKKIINIIGICLVFLFTQCKQPKNEQMKNEDTTLKKKVEQFAEVELNYDLTKFSDKDKKMLSLLFDVADIMDELFWDQTLGLDKKKQILDTLKNELLKKYFLINYGPWERLNDNKPFMQGFGEKPLGANYYPSDMTKEEFDKFENPDKNSLYTLIRRDENGKLKVVWYHEAYKEQLQKAHDLLMQASELTDNKAFQKYLQLRAKALVTSQYFESDMAWMDMKDNLFDFVVGPIESYDDHLFEKKAAFEAFILVKDTEWSSKLEKFIKVLPELQKKLPVDEKYKKETPGTSSDMNVYYVLYYAGDCNAGSKTIAINLPNDEQVQLKKGTRRLQLKNAMKAKFDKILTPIANMLIDETQINLINFDAFFNNVMFHEVAHGLGIKYVVNSKTTVREALKEAYSTIEECKADILGLYLVGLLRQMNLITEGNMNENYVTYVAGIFRSVRFGAASAHGKANLLAFNHFLKTGAIEKKSNGKYFVHLDKIPQSVESLVKKILVIQGDGNYEAAKKWIEAEAVMPDDMKKDLEKVNKSGIPVDIVFKQGKNILGLK
- the lgt gene encoding prolipoprotein diacylglyceryl transferase, producing MNFFYVVWDVDPVFLHLGPLQIRYYGLLFALGFVFGYFLLKYMFKKENAPLQEIDKMSLYVILGAVIGARLGHVFFYEPEYYLSNPHKILAIWEGGLASHGGGIGLAIGLYLYGRRSWNKSELYIMDRIAVLTPLAGSLIRLGNLFNSEIYGHETSLPWGFIFVRDGVSTPHHPTQIYEALGYLIIFFILWIIYQRKNGIIPRGYLMGWTLVLIFVLRFMVEFVKNVQVEWEVQLVQTIGLNMGQLLSIPFVLIGAFYILHSKKLGLPPMPKNSLKK
- a CDS encoding RidA family protein; its protein translation is MNSKEVIYAENAPKPVGPYSQAVKAGNFLFISGQIPIDPKTGKVVEKDIVVQTHQVLKNIEAILQEAGLTFKDIVKTTVLLSNMEDFSRVNQIYAEYFSEPFPARAAYQVARLPLDVLIEIECIAYRQENNNL
- a CDS encoding sigma-54 dependent transcriptional regulator, which encodes MPIILVIDDELPIRQALKEILTYENYEVEEAADGVSALQKIEQQTFDVILCDIKMPGMDGIELLTKIQELTDSPVIMISGHGTIETAVEAIKKGAYDYIPKPPDLNRLLVSIRNALDKQKLIQENQRLKKKVGQIHTIVGQSKAIVHVKELIHRVAETDARVLILGESGTGKELVARAIHELSHRSAGPFIEVNCAAIPSELIESQLFGHEKGAFTSAIKQRKGDFELANGGTLFLDEIGDMSLSAQAKVLRALQENKIMRVGGEKEIPVDVRVIAATNKNLEVEIKEERFREDLYHRLAVIIIEVPPLRERKEDIPLLIEHFSKEISNLYGKKEKKFSSEAIAKLQSFDWPGNIRELRNVVERLLILGGQTITEKDVESYAYPHFGKKISK
- a CDS encoding lamin tail domain-containing protein, whose protein sequence is MKNPLWWMLLILIFFKSFGQFYEDFSDGNFTTNPTWQGDVSKYKISSSTAIPSNMRPALQSDNTVADTTYLSSQYNLQLVDSVEWEFWIKLSFNPSSSNYARVYLLSNNLNLTSNLQGYFISVGYQGVDRIHLVRQDGNTFAVLLVGTVANLNKSTNALRIKVKWYDDGTWRVYSDTLGGDNYVMEGLAMDLSYTQGMALGVYNCYTSSNATKFYFDEFYAGPVRVDTIPPQVTSVKVLNPIYVQLTFSEPINSYEALDPSHYIIDQGIGEPWLVEKDLQNPLVYYLTFSNPMQERTIYYLTVNQISDLSGNYLTSSTHPCVYYVPRSYDVVINEIMADPTPSVTLPEYEYIELFNTTDIPISLDGFKLVIGTSVKNIGNVVIPPQGYLILCDEDGLSLLSLYGQAYGFSSFSVTNTGTTISLLEPSGSLITTVSFTDQWYGSSLKANGGWSLEQIDPYNPCGGAANWKASEDFRGGTPGQVNSVKANNPDNISPYLMRVTLENDSLICIWFSESMDSLALLNPASYSFSHQLSLNGIPDPVFPEYKKVYLSLNRPIGNDTIYEVTVDFLLSDCAGNQIDSLKRKANFAKPKPILPGDLIINEILSNPTEATEDFIEIYNKSNKIVDLKHVTLATLDDSAHLTSQYYICPDGYLMLPGQYLVFTKKRKALIGYYYTPYPDWVIEVSSMPSYNNDHGTVVLAFDYGQIIDQVTYDVSMHDPRLVETDGVSLERISPYLASDEPSNWHSAASTVGYATPTYKNSQHFEQLGDEDEFWLSNTSFSPDNDGFEDILAIFFKPSRPGLFATLNIYNSSGYLVRNLFSQKSIGSEETFLWDGKNDDNQSVPVGYYIIHFRVFDQNGYTKQYKKVVAVVTKFSK